The Oncorhynchus nerka isolate Pitt River linkage group LG12, Oner_Uvic_2.0, whole genome shotgun sequence genome contains the following window.
AGCGGGAGATTCGCTGAAAAGGAACAAGAAACAAGTTTAAATTTGTGTCACTGCGACATCTAACGCAGTGGAAGAGCAAAAGCATGTAGAGGTTTGAATTATGAGTATTTCTAATTTTAAAAAAagaataattattatattaattTATTTACAATGTTTGACATATATCTGTAATCTTATACTAAACACAACAAATATTTAGTGAAATAATGCCCGAAAGGACATTGTAGTTTTGAAGGTTGCTTCCACATTAACGTTAGCTGAAAGTCTCAACTTTTCACCAACAAGAAAAACATCTTTAAGGCATAGCAATCTTTCATAGAAACATTATTTGTAGCTCttttatttgatttttaatttggtcaacagtagtaacCACGGAAGAATGGCCCAATAGTTAACTGTTAGATGTGTTTGTTTGCTGACAGTCACGAAAACAATGCGCCCTTTTCAATGCGGCAGAAGTCGGTGAGTTGTCGGTGAGATGGCCTGCAACAATGATAACAAACTGACACGTAGAGAATCGGACGTGGCTCGTTTCAGCTTCATCTCGTTATTGAtatcatgtcttgttttgaggtggtTTTGACTGATTTTCAAGTCAATGCTACAATTACAACTATAAGGCTGGTTTACAGTCCGCCTATCGACATCATAAACATTATATTGTCGTTATGAAAAAAGTATAAATACAAAACGAGAGCCtctgcatgacatcagcagcctggtgCTCCAAATAGTAAACGGTCTCTAATTTAACACCAATAAACACATCTGTTTTAAAATGTATACAGTAAATGCAAgccaggcaactaaaagcaatGTTTTGGTCTAGCCGGTATGGTGAGAACTTGAGATCAATTGGTATGCGACGATACGAGGCCCCTGTTGGCAGAGATAGGTATGTTGCACTGGGACACgtttttaatatggtgaaacgcCTCTCATTTTACTATGGGTCCGTCGTGGTTCTGTGTAGCATAGTTATGCTAATATATTTGAGACCAGTATATTGCAGTTAATTTTGTCTTTGACTTAAtaagtaaaatatatttttgtagtAAAACAGGGAAACAACGAGTGCCAGACAGTTCTAGATACCAGATGGGGGCTTTGTTTACTACTCACCAGTGTTTGGAATACATTGAGCTCGTTGATAAAACACCATGGGATGCCTTTTTCACACTGAGAATTATTTGTCAAAGGTGGTTCTGTGTAAACTGCCGTTTCCAGCTTTTGAAACAAAAAGTTTGGTGTCACTTCgaaatgtccatgtttttgaaagaaaatcaaatTTTTTTGGGGaccattaaaataatatcaaattgatcagaaatacagtgtagacattgttaaatgttgtaaatgactattgtagctggaaacagcagatttttttatggaatatctacataggcgtacagaggcccattatcagcaaccatatatatataatagCACGGTCTAccttatcaaaagctttggccaagtcaatagaaatagcagcacaacattgcttagaatcaagggcaatggtaacatcattgaggaccttttaaggttgcagtgacacgtCCATAACCTGAgccgaaaccagattgcataccagagagaatactacagacatcAAGAAAGTTTTTACAacacttcttggggttagacactgttcctaggccgtcattgaaaataagaatttgttcttaactgacttgcctagtaaaataaaggttaaataaaataaaataaaaaataggaatcctgacttaatgaagtggtgattaaagagctcagacatgttcttcttgtcagtaacaatgacatcaacattaagggacatgggcagctgtgaggaggagggtttattctccaggtctttaactgttttccagaacttcttggggttagactcacagagagagaactgctccttaaagtaactaactatGGCCTTTCCGGTTAGCCTGAGTACACTTATTTGTCATTTGCaggaacgagagccagtcagcctgagtgtgtgtgtgcagagcctTTCatcaaatgcaattcttgaggtggagaaactgcaagatcacggtcgaaccaggggctgaacctgtttttaattctcattttcttcatGGGGgcatgtttgttaacaataccactgaaaatattttttaaaagaaggtccaagcgtcttcgacagagggggatcaagctgattctataccattttacagagtcCAGGTCATGAAGGAAGATTTGCTCATTAAAGtgttttagcaagcgtctatgacaaatcaggacgtttcactgagcagtcattacaaacacaggctgtaaaacagtgatcactaaggtcattacagaaaacaccagactgatacctgtCAGGATTATTGTGAAGATAAcatcgaggagagtagccttttctgggtatttggagtcataccttgtgggattggtaataatctgataaatcccattgctttaggacttggtcaggtggtttaagcatgtcccagtttaggtcacctagcaggacaaattcagacttcgTGTAAGGAGCCAgtagagagcttagggcaggtagggtacaggccggtgctgatggaggacgatagcacccagcaacagtcaacaaagagctatttgaaagttgaaTGCttttaaaaccagcaaatcaaattgtttgaggacagacttggtggagacaacagaGCACTGAAAGTGATCCTTGGTAACGATTGtcactcccccacctttggaagatctgtcttgccgaaaaaggttataaccagaaaggttaacatcagtgttcaaaacactcttccttaaccacgtctcagtaatgaccaacacatctggattggagctgtggaccaacactttcaattgatccattttaggtaataagcttctagggTTAACATGCccgaaaacccaggcttttacgagaagagaaatcagtgaagcagatatcagagtaCAAGTCAGAAatggggctagcaacagtagatgggccagggtgtacatgcacatttccagatatcatcaacagtaataaAATCAAGacacggcagaggacagggagagctctgcagtgctgatttatgacatctgaatgtgcatcagatggctaaacctaaccttaaattaagaccaaaaatgtAATTTGTGTTTTCATAAATGTTTATGATATAGACCATTTTGACGTTGTGGCTGTGCTATTTAGTGGAAACCCTTCGACCAAAGATGTGTGTAACTAAACCAAGATTAACCACACCCTGTCGTTTCTAATGGGAGCAAATTAATCATAGTGGGCAGAGACAAGCATGAAATAGCGAGAGCCTATTGGTGCGTTCACGCaagtatttgcatatttccgttagggaactcCGAGTCTGTGAAGTGTCCTTGCACTCCTTATAAACAACCTATTTCTGTTTTACCTTTGTAACGAGTAATGTCTACAAAAATGTGTCCACTCTGTTCGTAACAGATTCTAGTTTTagaaacagaaaactgtatttaaattaaatgttttatcAATAAGAAAATTTGAAAAAtatcggccaaaatccatcttcTCCCACATACAAGCCACTggacttcctctcactaccaccTTAtatggtagtgagtggaaacgccacctagatgcttcacatttatacatccggtgaaatatctgtctcattgttctatctgtacTTCAACCTAGACATTGATCCGGAAGTTATTTAGGTAACCTTGGGAATTCTTCCGGGATTTCTTTATCAACATGGCTGCTTCGTAAAGCAAATTGTATGTTTCCTTTAACCTCATGCACGCATTTTATTGATAGTTGTAGGTAAATATTTTCACTTAAACTATTAGAGTAAGCAGTCGATTGTCAGTCAGTATGTTTCAAGTTATTACCAGAAGTACCCCGGTAATCCGGCTTCTCGCCCCCCGTGGAGCCGTGCTTGTGGAGGCTGTCCGGGGTAGGAAGACCCGCACCGACCCAAAGGCCAAATCCAAAGAGGGGCGCATCAAAACGCCACCTCCCGTCGACCCGGTGGAGATGGTGGTCCTCAGGGAGAGATTCACAGAATATGACCTGATCATGAGAGCGCTGAGGTAAGACTAGACCAATGCACGTTTATGTTTCAGACGTGGTGTGTTTCAGGACAAAATCTTAAGATTAAATCTAAGGTTACTGATAGTTAGTTCTGCATAAAAGTGAAATTGTCTGACTGATCAGTTTTACTATTGATACTAGACAACGTTAGCTACCTTGCTTTCAGTTATCCCATTCATAGTCATAAAGATAAATATGGCGtatttttgtaggcactaactccgcCATGGTTAGTAAACTTAGACCAACGAAAAAAATCATAGCAAGGGAGAAGTTGCCATATTTATACAATAAACACTTTTTCCCTAACGTTATTGAGCCAATGAATATCATAGTAACTTGTAATGACGTTAGAATCTAAATGTGGGTTTCCTCAAAATGATTAGTATTGCAAGATATGACAACATCATAAAGGAATTTAAATGTGGCAAGAGAAAATATAATTTGCCCTCATTAAATTCGCCAGATCATTTTCCATCAATGGATGTCCGTTTAACTCGTCGACTGATATGATTAACTTCTccgcaataaggcacgagggggtgtggtatatggccaatataccacggctaagggctgttgttATGCAACACGGGAGTACCTGGATACAGCcgttagctgtggtatattggccatataccacaatccCCGGGGtgcattattgctattataaactggttaccaacataattgggacagtaaagtacttaagtaaaaaatattttaaaataccACTTAAGTAGTttattggggtatctgtactttactatttggcggactcactaaactcaAATGCTTGTAAATTCtgttctgagtgttggagtgtgcccctggctatccgtaattaCATTTGAAAAAATACAAGGGAATTGTTCCGTCTGGTTTCCTTAATATAAGGAAGtcaaaatgatttatacttttacttttgatacttaagtatatttaaaaccaaatactttcagacttttactcaagcagtatttgactgggtgactttcaccttTACAGAAGAAGGGTTTTGGAGAGTTTTCAGTATGGAGAACACAGAAAGGCGGTTATAATGTTGTGGTCCATGAATGAGGTTTTGATTAGTGTGATGTGGTTGTCAGGCTGGAGTTCAAGGAGGAGATGCTGAGGAAGAGGTATGAAGAGGAGGTGGGCTCCCTGGCGGAGGAGAGGGCGAAGCAGGAGGCGGAGGAGCACCGCTCCCTCATGACCTGGAACCAGGAGGAGAATCTCCGCATGCTCAAGATCAGGTCAGGAAGGAACATCGGTTctgatttgtcccaaatggcaccctattccctacgtagtgcagaGCACTTTTCACTGCCCCTTTCATGTCCACCTCCATCAAATAATCCATAAAGcttaat
Protein-coding sequences here:
- the mrps26 gene encoding 28S ribosomal protein S26, mitochondrial; translated protein: MFQVITRSTPVIRLLAPRGAVLVEAVRGRKTRTDPKAKSKEGRIKTPPPVDPVEMVVLRERFTEYDLIMRALRLEFKEEMLRKRYEEEVGSLAEERAKQEAEEHRSLMTWNQEENLRMLKIRELRVQKEVEAAEVKKTEAAILREQAMESFVKEKGEEIMRIQEEAKSFINLENLDQRIEEALDNPKNYNFAIDKDGRVVKRTVLQ